From bacterium, the proteins below share one genomic window:
- a CDS encoding DUF3047 domain-containing protein, with the protein MTRRPGGIASQGGLGRALPSLLVACLALAGTPGSLPASEPDAQPLPVPGEAPWQPLTFRSVPKPTGYSIRTGPEGRRILVAESDCGASGFVLQLHPPVDLRQTPRLAWRWRITRPLGGDARSRDERHREGDDFAARVYVLFPFDPERASFLDRLQRSIGERWYGSQMPGSTLTYVWPRAVARDTTWTSPYRDEVKLVATEVPTKDAGATTWREAIVNVGRDARLGLDLAPDVPVVGIGIMTDADDTCDVAGAEYTDFRWLGP; encoded by the coding sequence TTGACCCGGCGTCCCGGCGGGATCGCCTCCCAGGGAGGCCTCGGGCGGGCGCTCCCGAGCCTCCTCGTGGCGTGCCTCGCCCTCGCCGGCACGCCCGGTTCGCTCCCCGCCAGCGAACCCGACGCCCAACCTCTGCCGGTCCCCGGCGAGGCCCCCTGGCAGCCGCTGACCTTCCGTTCGGTCCCCAAACCGACCGGGTACTCGATCCGGACCGGGCCGGAGGGACGGCGGATCCTCGTCGCCGAGAGCGACTGCGGGGCCTCGGGCTTCGTGCTCCAGCTCCACCCGCCGGTCGATCTCCGTCAGACCCCCCGGCTCGCCTGGCGATGGCGGATCACACGTCCCCTCGGCGGCGATGCCCGGAGCCGAGACGAGCGCCATCGCGAGGGGGACGACTTCGCAGCCCGGGTCTACGTGCTCTTTCCCTTCGATCCCGAGCGGGCCTCCTTCCTCGACCGACTGCAGCGCTCGATCGGCGAGCGCTGGTATGGATCCCAGATGCCCGGTTCCACGCTGACCTACGTCTGGCCACGCGCGGTGGCGCGCGACACGACCTGGACGAGCCCCTACCGGGACGAAGTGAAGCTCGTCGCGACGGAAGTCCCGACGAAGGACGCCGGGGCGACGACCTGGCGCGAGGCGATCGTGAACGTCGGCCGCGACGCGCGGCTGGGTCTCGATCTCGCCCCCGACGTCCCGGTGGTCGGGATCGGCATCATGACCGACGCGGACGACACCTGCGACGTCGCCGGCGCCGAGTACACCGACTTCCGCTGGCTCGGCCCGTGA